TGAGCCCGGTAAAGTTGCCGATTATAGCATGACGGAAATAAATAATTGCCAGCTTACCAATTGTTACGAATTGGTGCGGGCGGAGAAGAAATCACCCCTGCGTCAGCTTTTGCAAGGCCTCCGGCTTGACGATGATCAGCTTGTGCGTCCCCTTCTCGACGATGCCTTGCTGGACCAGAGCCAGCAAGGTACGGGTCACCGTTTCGCGGCTGGTGTTGATCATGTTGGCGATGTCCTGGTGCGTCGGCAGGTTCTCCACCACGTGCACGTCCCCCTCCTTCTTTTCCTTCAGGAGGTTGATGAAAGTGTAGATGCGTCGCGCCGTGTTGTGGATGCTGAGCAGGGCCCGGAACTCCGAGTCGCGCTGTACCTTCTCGGCCAGGAAGCGCAGCATCTGGTTTGCCACCGAAGGCGAGTGGGCAAACAGGTGCAACGCGGTGTGACGCGGCAGCAGCGCCACCAGCACGGGGGTGACGGCGACGACCGAAGCCGAGCGCATCGTGCCGTTGATGACGGCGATCTCGCCGAAGAAGTCGCCCGGCTGCAGCATGCGCAGGCCGATGGCGCGACCATCCTCGGTGATGTCGATGACCTGCAGCGAACCTGTCAGCAGGAACAGCAGGCTGTCGCCGGGGGCGCCTTTTTGCAGCACCACGTCGCGCTTGGCGTACTGGCGAATGCGGATATCGGCCTTCACCCGGGCCATTTCTTCCTCGTTCAGCTCGGCAAGCAGCGGGATCTTGCGCAGGTGGATCTGCAGGTTGACCTGGGACTGCTCGCCAGGGGCGGGCGTCGTCGCCGTATCCGGGGCGGGCGTGCTGTCCCTCGTCACGATGTCATTGTTCGGTTTGCTCGTCATCTCTACAGTACAGTTCTCAGCAGCATTGCGGCGGTGGCGGCGGTGACGATGCCGGCGGCATTGGCGCCCATGTCGCGCCAGCAAAAATTACGGCCCGGGACCAGCATTTGCAGAAGTTCGATCAGCCAGCCGGCAACCAGGAGGCCCAGCAGCCAGAACTTCAGCTGGCTCCAGCCGGGGGCAATCTGGACGGCCAGCAACGTCAAGCCGCCATACGCGCCGAAGTGCAGCCACTTGTCGTGCGGCAGCGGGGGCAACCAATGCGTGGGCATCAGGCAGCCCACCGCCACCGCCGTAACCACGACGGCGAACATCCCTACTTCCCAGCCCATCATCCGACAACTCCAGCTTGCGCTACGTTAAAAATTATCCCAGCGCAAGCCAAGCTGGACAGAGCGCACATTATATTGAAACAGGCCGATGTTCTCGTGGTTGCGCGTGGCGCGCCCTTCCAGGTACAGGCTGTAATTGGGGCGGAAATAATACTGCACGGCGGCGCGGCCCGTGGTGGTCTGCTGGCGCCGCACGACGTCGATCAGTTCGGGCGAGTACACTTCGCTGCCCAGCCAGACCTGGTGGCTCAGTCCTGCTTCGGCAAACCAGCCGCGGCCCAGCGAAGTATACCATTGCACGTTGCCGAACCAGCCTTTGCGGTCGCCGCCGGGGCGCGTCGTCGCGCCGTTGTCGCGCAGCGCGCTGGCCGTCAGCAGCACCTGGTTGCGCTGGTTGCGGTAGGTGAGGGTGGTGCTCAGCTCCC
This is a stretch of genomic DNA from Pseudoduganella chitinolytica. It encodes these proteins:
- a CDS encoding Crp/Fnr family transcriptional regulator, whose translation is MTSKPNNDIVTRDSTPAPDTATTPAPGEQSQVNLQIHLRKIPLLAELNEEEMARVKADIRIRQYAKRDVVLQKGAPGDSLLFLLTGSLQVIDITEDGRAIGLRMLQPGDFFGEIAVINGTMRSASVVAVTPVLVALLPRHTALHLFAHSPSVANQMLRFLAEKVQRDSEFRALLSIHNTARRIYTFINLLKEKKEGDVHVVENLPTHQDIANMINTSRETVTRTLLALVQQGIVEKGTHKLIIVKPEALQKLTQG
- a CDS encoding VanZ family protein; protein product: MMGWEVGMFAVVVTAVAVGCLMPTHWLPPLPHDKWLHFGAYGGLTLLAVQIAPGWSQLKFWLLGLLVAGWLIELLQMLVPGRNFCWRDMGANAAGIVTAATAAMLLRTVL